A DNA window from Camelina sativa cultivar DH55 chromosome 13, Cs, whole genome shotgun sequence contains the following coding sequences:
- the LOC109128410 gene encoding uncharacterized protein LOC109128410 has product MTTVRIFLKIAAAKNWEVHQMDVHNAFLHGDLTEEIYMTLPPGFKGSNGNKVCKLKKSLYGLKQAPRCWFAKLTTALKGYGFVQSKTDYSLFVLKRGELRLYMIVYVDDLLIGGNDSAAIQRFKGYLGQCFRMKDLGPLKYFLGIEVARSSHGIYLSQRKYACDIISECGLLGGRPVATPVEENHNLTADGKDFYDDPDGYRRLVGRLVYLTITRPELSYIVNVLAQFMHQPQKKHWFGALRVVRYLKGCPGKGIMLSAKSDLSISAYCDADHGSCRLTQRSLSGFVVMLGDSPVKWRTQKQRVVSRSSVKRNIVQWLTQCLNLNGIENCFHVLKYLMTSL; this is encoded by the coding sequence ATGACTACAGTGCGTATATTTCTGAAAATCGCAGCGGCAAAGAATTGGGAAGttcatcagatggatgttcatAATGCATTTCTTCACGGTGATTTGACTGAAGAAATTTATATGACACTTCCACCGGGATTCAAAGGTTCTAATGGAAACAAGGTATGTAAACTTAAGAAGTCTCTTTATGGTTTAAAACAAGCTCCAAGGTGTTGGTTTGCTAAACTCACAACAGCTCTTAAAGGCTATGGTTTCGTCCAGTCGAAGACAGATTATTCTCTATTTGTTCTCAAACGTGGTGAGCTTCGGTTATACATGattgtttatgttgatgatctccTCATTGGAGGGAATGATAGTGCTGCGATTCAACGTTTTAAAGGATACTTGGGACAATGTTTCCGGATGAAAGATTTAGGGCctctcaaatattttcttggtattgaaGTAGCTCGATCTTCACACGGCATTTACTTATCTCAACGTAAATATGCATGTGATATTATTTCAGAGTGTGGGTTATTAGGTGGTCGTCCAGTAGCAACTCCGGTTGAGGAAAATCATAATCTCACGGCGGATGGAAAAGATTTTTATGATGATCCCGATGGCTATCGCAGGTTGGTTGGGCGTCTAGTATATTTGACAATTACTAGACCTGAATTGTCTTATATTGTGAATGTTTTAGCTCAATTTATGCATCAAcctcaaaaaaaacattggtttGGAGCTTTGCGGGTTGTAAGATATCTTAAAGGTTGTCCAGGAAAAGGGATTATGCTTTCCGCTAAGAGTGATCTTAGTATTTCAGCCTATTGTGATGCTGATCATGGATCATGTCGACTGACGCAACGGTCCTTAAGTGGTTTTGTGGTGATGCTTGGTGACTCGCCGGTTAAGTGGAGAACTCAAAAACAGAGAGTGGTGTCTCGTTCTTCAGTGAAGCGGAATATCGTTCAATGGCTGACACAGTGTCTGAACTTAAATGGGATCGAGAATTGCTTTCATGTTTTGAAATATCTCATGACAAGCCTGTAA
- the LOC104738556 gene encoding uncharacterized protein LOC104738556, with amino-acid sequence MGKEGKRLKRCSTSTDVESPDGEGTKPLQKAEGEPQNSETDVNPKKRKKKSKSKQTVEDDLEPKKTSDQEKEMKKLRKSFKEMTETMKNLQDFLMGNADLLPGISMKADNKMMHDTFTLYIAFYSTDF; translated from the exons ATGGGCAAGGAGGGCAAGAGACTGAAGAGATGCTCCACATCCACCGATGTTGAATCACCAGATGGTGAGGGCACGAAGCCTTTGCAGAAAG CTGAGGGAGAGCCACAGAACTCTGAGACGGATGTAAATCCGAAGAAACGCAAGAAGAAATCTAAGAGCAAG CAAACTGTTGAAGATGATTTGGAACCCAAGAAGACATCTGATCAAGAGAAG GAAATGAAAAAATTGAGGAAATCTTTCAAAGAGATGACTGAAACTATGAAAAACCTGCAGGATTTTCTCATGGGGAATGCTGATCTACTACCGGGGATTTCAatgaag GCTGACAACAAAATGATGCATGATACCTTTACACTTTATATAGCTTTCTACTCTACTGACTTTTGA
- the LOC104738557 gene encoding uncharacterized protein LOC104738557, whose protein sequence is MQKDSISPHSFLVGFPNFNDALLAKVSWRILNRPESLLARLLLGKYCKSEPFLTCSVSSTASHGWRGICIGRDLLKPQLGKIIGSGTDSSVWYDPWISLTSPVTPMGPPPKDYQHLNVNDLICPNSNTKSGEYTAKSGYQEASKDRNHQTLQDETLRDFNWLKEVWNIRCSPKVKFLLWKVLNNALPTGRNLQERNINPDAVCPHCSDQETSLHLFFHCPFAKQVWNLAPLKQQPTLEMITSVRQGIEVTNKLTCLPPTGICQGTLSPWILWAIWVTMNQKTFEKKSLSGPDTVTTTIQQAREWLTAQDLPPQTPNSH, encoded by the exons ATGCAAAAGGATTCAATCAGCCCTCACTCGTTTCTGGTGGGATTCC CAAACTTCAATGACGCCCTCCTTGCAAAAGTGAGCTGGCGGATCCTCAACCGACCAGAGTCCTTGTTAGCAAGACTACTCCTAGGCAAGTACTGTAAATCAGAACCTTTCCTTACATGTTCGGTCTCATCAACAGCCTCGCATGGCTGGCGAGGAATCTGCATTGGGAGAGACTTATTAAAACCTCAATTGGGAAAGATTATTGGCTCGGGAACTGATTCTTCTGTCTGGTATGATCCCTGGATCTCTCTGACCTCCCCCGTAACACCTATGGGACCACCACCAAAAGATTATCAACATTTGAATGTGAACGACCTAATCTGCCCTAACTCTAA TACTAAATCAGGCGAATACACAGCAAAGTCGGGATACCAAGAGGCATCAAAAGATAGGAACCACCAAACCCTCCAAGACGAGACTCTAAGAGACTTCAACTGGCTCAAAGAGGTGTGGAATATCCGATGCTCTCCCAAAGTGAAGTTCCTCCTTTGGAAAGTCCTAAACAATGCTCTCCCAACAGGGAGAAACCTACAGGAAAGGAACATCAACCCGGATGCTGTTTGCCCCCACTGTAGTGATCAGGAAACGAGCCTCCACTTGTTCTTCCATTGCCCTTTTGCTAAACAAGTGTGGAATCTAGCTCCTCTCAAACAACAACCAACTCTGGAGATGATCACCAGTGTACGACAGGGCATCGAAGTAACCAACAAATTAACTTGTTTACCCCCGACTGGCATTTGCCAAGGAACCCTTTCGCCATGGATCCTGTGGGCGATTTGGGTCACCATGAACCAGAAGACCTTTGAGAAGAAATCTCTAAGTGGCCCGGATACTGTAACTACAACCATACAACAAGCGAGAGAGTGGTTAACAGCCCAAGATCTGCCACCACAGACCCCTAATTCTCACTAG